CAACAATATTGCCAGGCTTCTCATGGGTCCCTTTGACTACTATCTTCCGTCTGACAGCGGGCTGCTCTACCTGAAATTCAACAACTATGAGCTCATGTATGCAATATCCTCGGCTTTCCTGCTAGCCGCCTTCCTCATAAACTTTCTAATAGAGAGGTCAAAGGTGGGCTACTATCTCAGGGCAATAAGGGAAGATGAGCTGGCCGCCGAGATGATTGGAATAGACACAAGAAGATACAAGCTCTATGCACTCATGATATATTCGTTCCTCCTTGGAACAATGGGCTATATATACATAGTCTTGGCTGCCAGCTTTTCCTATAGAATTTTCGACAGCAGCGCTTCTCTTAGCATAGCGATTATGGGGATCATTGGGGGACTGGGAAGCGTGGAGGGAGCAATAGCGTCATCCATGATCCTCAGATCCCTAGGAGAATACTTCAGAAGTAGCTTCGGCTCAACCTTTCCAGGACTGGATCTCCTTCTCTATGGAACGGTTCTCATACTCATGGGAATATTCCAACCGGAGGGTCTGGTAAGTATGTTCAATCTAATTAAGAGGAAATTGGGTGTGATGACAAATGAGCGAGATCATCCTTGAAACTAGAAATCTAGTGAAGAGATTCGGAGGGATCACAGCTGTCAACAAGGTGAACTTCTTGGTGAAAAGAGGAGAAATAGTTGGGCTTATAGGCCCGAACGGAGCAGGAAAGACAACACTATTCAACTGCATCACCGGGACGCTCCGTCCAGATGGAGGGAGCATACTCTTTGAGGGAAGGAACATAGCAGGGCTCCTCTCCCATAAAATAGCTAAGCTGGGAATAGCAAGGACCTGGCAAATTGTCAGACCATTCAGAAAGATGACTGTTCTAGATGCGATAACAGTTGGAGCGCTGCTGAGGCATAATGACATAGAAGTAGCCAGGGAGAAAGCGAAGGAAAGCGCGCTATTCCTTGGACTGCCGGAGAGCATACTTGAGAGAAGGGGGGATGAAATAACTCTAATGCAGCACAAGCTGGTGGACATGGCGAGGGCCCTAGCAACAGAACCTAAGCTTCTACTTATAGACGAAGTTGGCTCTGGGCTCAGGCCTGGAGAGCTGAGCTCTATGATTGAAACAATTCAGAGAATTAACAGAGAGA
The window above is part of the Fervidicoccaceae archaeon genome. Proteins encoded here:
- a CDS encoding branched-chain amino acid ABC transporter permease; this encodes MHLRLPLPKSILLETALLALFLAAISALLIGNAYYTLLAATVVLFSSMVVAWNVIGGYAGQLDLGAYAYMGFGGIITAELWIKTGLPPIIGIFVGGAASSLLAVLIGIPTFRFGIKEVWYALLTAALVVIFNNIARLLMGPFDYYLPSDSGLLYLKFNNYELMYAISSAFLLAAFLINFLIERSKVGYYLRAIREDELAAEMIGIDTRRYKLYALMIYSFLLGTMGYIYIVLAASFSYRIFDSSASLSIAIMGIIGGLGSVEGAIASSMILRSLGEYFRSSFGSTFPGLDLLLYGTVLILMGIFQPEGLVSMFNLIKRKLGVMTNERDHP
- a CDS encoding ABC transporter ATP-binding protein; this encodes MSEIILETRNLVKRFGGITAVNKVNFLVKRGEIVGLIGPNGAGKTTLFNCITGTLRPDGGSILFEGRNIAGLLSHKIAKLGIARTWQIVRPFRKMTVLDAITVGALLRHNDIEVAREKAKESALFLGLPESILERRGDEITLMQHKLVDMARALATEPKLLLIDEVGSGLRPGELSSMIETIQRINREKNITLVVVEHIMRLVMSISKRIVVMHEGRIIADGKPEEISNDPQVIQAYLGTKPV